One Synechocystis sp. LKSZ1 genomic window, CAACAGATGAGGGCCGCTATGCCCTCGTACTTGCCTTTGATTCGCCCCTAATTCCTTTCACCACCTGGCAGGAAAAGCGGGAAAAAATTGAGAAATTCTTTGGCCCTGGGATTATCGCCCGTTTAGAAAATCCTGAAGAGCATAAGGTAAATCTGGTTTTAACTGCCGTTGCTACCTAGCATCTTGATCAATTCCCAAACGATAAAGCTGTGTCGCCCTAAGGGAATTGCTTACAAAATTTTTACCAGTAAGTCCCCCAGACGAGGGGATTTACTGGGATTGAGAATAGTATTTTTGGCTTTAATGTGGAGAATTGGTTTTGGCCATGCTCAATCTTCCCAACCTCGTTACTCTGTCCCGTCTCCTGGGCCTGCCCTTGATCTTTTGGCTCTGGGGCCAACCCGATAACAATAGCCACTGGTGGGGCCTGGGGGTGTTTCTAGTAGCAGCGAGTACCGATTGGCTAGATGGCTACCTGGCCCGGCGCTTAAACCAAATCACGGAATTGGGTAAATTTTTAGATCCCTTAGTAGATAAGCTTTTAGTACTAGGGCCACTCCTAATCCTCGTTCAGGGCCAACGGGTTCCGGCCTGGGTGGTGTTCATTATTTTGGCCAGGGAATTGGCTATTGCTGGTTGGCGGGTCAATCCCCAACTGACGGGAGAAAGTGGAATTAGCGGGGCCAATCTGTGGGGAAAACTCAAAACCGTGGCCCAAATTATCGCCATTGCCTGGCTCTTGGCCCCCCTAGAAGATCCTTGGGCTCAGGCCGGCCCACCGCTATTGGGCCTGGCAGTGGTTTTGACAGTGCTCTCTGGCCTGATCTACGTTTGGCCGACTAGTCTTCAGGAAGACTCCTAAGGGGCCTAGCCCTGTCTCCCCCGTCCCGATTAATTCCGGTTAAGCTAAGAGAAGCATTTTGGCTATCTTCTGTCAGGCAGGATGGTGGGCCTATGGGCGATCTACTACGAATCATCACTCAGCCGGCCGAGGCCGTCCAGGAATTACATCGTTTCAGCACACGCTATCCGGCCAGTTTGAATCTGGCACAATTGAGTCGCGTCTCAGCCCTGATGGACGCAGTTTACCGTGAAGGAGACAGGGCCTTTCCTAACCCGCCGTTAAAGTTGAGTGGTTCCGAACTAGATGCCGCCTATCAACAGATTTCTCAAGGTCTACTCCAGGCCATCCGCAGGGCCAGCCAGGCCCTCGACCAGTTTTATCAGGGCCAATTGACCAAGGCCAAGGTGCGGTTTCCCGAAGCGGGCGGGGTCATGGCCCAACGCACCTATCCTGTCCAACGAGCCGCTATCTATCTTTCGCCGACGACAGGAGCTTTAGGCCAACTTCTGCGCCAGGCCAGAGCGGCCAAAGTGGCCAACGTCAAGGAACTCGTACTGGTGTTGGCCCATCCGGCTGCCCAAGCCGCACCCCCCGAAATCCTAGTTGCAGCCCAGGAAGCCGGCATTGAAGAAATGTATTATCTCGCCGGCCCTCTGGCCATTGCGGCCCTAGCAGTAGGAACACAAACCATTGCCAAGGTGGAGGTGATCACCGGGCCAGGAGATGCTGATGTTGGTCTAGCTAAACAACTGGTCAGCCCTTGGGTAAAAACTGACCAACCCCTTACTCAAACGGATACGGTTTGGCTGGTGGATCACAGCATTACCTCTGCCGACTTGGCCGAAGCGTTGATAGACCAGCTCGAGCAAGACCCCACAGCGGCCCAGATTGTGCTCACCGCAGAACTGGATATGGCCCTAGGCCTCCAACAGGAAATTCGTCGTTATCGAGACAGCCAAAGTCTGAGTCTAGCCGTGGAAAAGGCCCTGGTGCATTGGGGCCTGATGATTGTCCTGGACGAAGCAGAATGGCCAAGCTTACTCAATGTCTTTAGTCCCTATGCGTTACATGTGGCCCTAACGGATCCCTGGCCCGTGGTGGAAAAAGTACAGCGCGTGCGTCGTTTAATCCTCCATTCCTCAGTTCCCCTGGCCTGGGGTGATTACCAAGGCGCTTCTCCCTTGCTCAGAGGCCAGGGCCTGGCCAGTCATTTTGATTTGTCAGTGTTTTTGCAATCCTCCCTAGTGCTAGAAGCCTCCCCATTGGCCTATCAACAGGACCTGGCCGACTTCCAACAACTATGGGATAACGACCGCCAGCGTTAGAATTAGAAATGATCCTTTAGGCCCCGGAGTCGAGCAAAGACCCGTTCTGGCTCTTTCTGGGCCATGGCTTGCTGGATGGCAGGGCTATCCCAGCGCAAAAAAGGATTAGTGCGTTTTTCTGTACCTAACCAAGAAGGAACAGTGGCTTCATCCCGTTGCCGGGCCTGGTTGACTTGGGCGTAGCGTTCCTGGAGATCGGTATTATCGGGTTCGACGGTCAGGGCAAACTTCAAGTTACCCAAAGTGTACTCATGGGCGCACCAAACGCGGGTGTTGTCCGGCAGGGCCCGGAGACGGCCGATGGATTGCACCATTTGGGCCGGTGTTCCTTCAAATAAACGGCCACAGCCCCCAGCAAAAATGGTATCACCGCAAAAGAGTTCCCCTGGTTCCGTTGCGGTGCTAGGCGGAAAGTAGTAGGCAATATGGGCCCGGGTATGGCCAGGAACAAAAAAGACCTGCGCTTCACGGTCGGCAAAGGTGACTCGATCCCCGTCGGCTAAAAAGATCGATTGGCCGGGAATTCGGCCCTGGTCTTCGGCCCCGCCATAGATAGTCAGGCCGGAAAATTGCTTTAAAAGGGTATTATTGGCCCCGACGTGGTCGCCGTGGTGATGGGTATTAAAAATAGCCACCAGAGTAGCGCCGATTTGCTGGAGGGCTTCTAGGACAGGTTGGGGTTCAGCCGGGTCAACCACAGCGGCGGTCTGGCTAGTAGGGTCGTGGAGAAGAAAGATGTAGTTGTCGGAGAGGGCCGGTAAGCGCAGGATTTCCATAATGCCAAGGGATAAAACCAAACGTCCTGATTGTAGCCCAGGGGCCTGGCCTAGGGCCTTCTCACGGATCTTTGCTCAATGCTGACTAGCCAGGGCCTTCCGTATTTCCCGCAATTCCATGAATTTTTCTATCTTTTGGCTAATTTTGGTGAATGTGTGACTCCAATCACCTACTTTTGTGATTTAGATCGCCAATAATGGAAAGTGGAAATGGTGTTAAGCAAGTCCGGGAATAGCAATGAATTCAAGATTTTGGCTACAGTTTTTGACTCATCGCAAGGAACGAGGCTTCGTAATGCCCTTGGTGATCATGATTGGTTTGATCGTCATTATTGTGGGGGCTATTCTCCTTCAAAAAGGCCGACAAGACCAAATGACCGCCGTTAGTCAAAAACAATCGGCCCAGGCCCTGAGCGTGGCTGAAGCAGGTATTACCCGCATTCAAAATCTAGTCCTCGGAACCTATGCTCCCCTCTATCCCGACTGCGAGACCGTTGTTCCCTCAGAT contains:
- the gloB gene encoding hydroxyacylglutathione hydrolase, translated to MEILRLPALSDNYIFLLHDPTSQTAAVVDPAEPQPVLEALQQIGATLVAIFNTHHHGDHVGANNTLLKQFSGLTIYGGAEDQGRIPGQSIFLADGDRVTFADREAQVFFVPGHTRAHIAYYFPPSTATEPGELFCGDTIFAGGCGRLFEGTPAQMVQSIGRLRALPDNTRVWCAHEYTLGNLKFALTVEPDNTDLQERYAQVNQARQRDEATVPSWLGTEKRTNPFLRWDSPAIQQAMAQKEPERVFARLRGLKDHF
- the pgsA gene encoding CDP-diacylglycerol--glycerol-3-phosphate 3-phosphatidyltransferase, with protein sequence MLNLPNLVTLSRLLGLPLIFWLWGQPDNNSHWWGLGVFLVAASTDWLDGYLARRLNQITELGKFLDPLVDKLLVLGPLLILVQGQRVPAWVVFIILARELAIAGWRVNPQLTGESGISGANLWGKLKTVAQIIAIAWLLAPLEDPWAQAGPPLLGLAVVLTVLSGLIYVWPTSLQEDS
- a CDS encoding histidinol dehydrogenase → MGDLLRIITQPAEAVQELHRFSTRYPASLNLAQLSRVSALMDAVYREGDRAFPNPPLKLSGSELDAAYQQISQGLLQAIRRASQALDQFYQGQLTKAKVRFPEAGGVMAQRTYPVQRAAIYLSPTTGALGQLLRQARAAKVANVKELVLVLAHPAAQAAPPEILVAAQEAGIEEMYYLAGPLAIAALAVGTQTIAKVEVITGPGDADVGLAKQLVSPWVKTDQPLTQTDTVWLVDHSITSADLAEALIDQLEQDPTAAQIVLTAELDMALGLQQEIRRYRDSQSLSLAVEKALVHWGLMIVLDEAEWPSLLNVFSPYALHVALTDPWPVVEKVQRVRRLILHSSVPLAWGDYQGASPLLRGQGLASHFDLSVFLQSSLVLEASPLAYQQDLADFQQLWDNDRQR